Proteins from a single region of Hydra vulgaris chromosome 12, alternate assembly HydraT2T_AEP:
- the LOC136088385 gene encoding uncharacterized protein LOC136088385 translates to MRAKIEEKNRYAAVVLKEEGYSIRQITEKLGRSHSCIINIIQRYKETRSINDRHRTGRNKISNDSDVRSLVRLMKENRQASSTDLSTKWTLSNGLKSSPRTVQRVLHNLNYLWRAAAKKGSGSIGI, encoded by the coding sequence atgcGTGCAAAGATCGAAGAAAAAAACAGATACGCGGCTGTTGTATTAAAAGAAGAAGGCTATAGCATCAGACAAATAACAGAAAAGCTCGGAAGGTCTCACTCTTGCATTATTAACATAATTCAACGATACAAAGAGACCCGGTCAATTAATGATCGTCATAGGACTGGAcgcaataaaatttcaaatgacAGTGATGTTCGCTCGTTAGTGAgattaatgaaagaaaacagACAAGCATCATCTACAGACTTGTCTACGAAATGGACACTGTCAAATGGTCTGAAATCAAGCCCTAGAACTGTGCAAAGGGTCCtccataatttaaattatttatggcGTGCTGCTGCAAAAAAAGGCAGTGGTTCAATAGGCATTTGA